Proteins encoded by one window of Lycium barbarum isolate Lr01 chromosome 11, ASM1917538v2, whole genome shotgun sequence:
- the LOC132619868 gene encoding uncharacterized protein LOC132619868: MGFAEEYVDMGDPLSPALFILAVEVLSMALIALFEKQSFRGYGMPKWSAKLNHLSYSEDTIIFASADKASLEMIMSILHDYDKESGQTINVDKSFNKGDFPFTYLGCPISYARGQKLFYKDMMKKVKDRLQAWRGRSKPWSEWDNVCYPKNEGALGFRSLHDISKALFAKLWWRFRTSNTLWSNFMWNKYCKRFRPTVVQWKGGSQTWKMMLQARDEMEHGIWWEPKSGSSSIWFDNWSKLGALHDLIPIHYQNEILGDELEELMSESQWNYAKLQEVLPANIVDHVRMELGHFVRTNEKDKPWWMFTNSDQRLAIQNLLFPMESLVLEVTYRRSVNENENQHSLKMLVLSESAGNRGSYFHYRSFCNYNMAIPALVVWQIWKSMNTRRHGGAVSQNKVIHEINRNIYMLAKKRYPWLQNMPKCWHRIVELLENYRLPLIYKQVKWTFLDRGCFKCNTNGASKGNPRPSSAAFCIRDSSGEFIYAKARILTVTTNVVAEAVAIEEGIKYCVLHELLPTIVETDSLTMQKVQDGIWEAPWNISLLVRSIQRWRKDKDVSVVHVFREGNSVANYFTNLVFDFAGSIQ; the protein is encoded by the exons atgggatttgcagaagAGTATGTAGACATG GGAGATCCTCTATCTCCTGCTCTTTTTATTCTAGCTGTTGAGGTACTGTCTATGGCTCTTATTGCATTATTTGAAAAACAGAGTTTTAGAGGATATGgtatgccaaagtggagtgcaaAGTTGAATCATCTGTCTTATTCAGAAGATACAATCATATTTGCATCCGCAGATAAAGCATCCTTGGAGATGATTATGTCCATTTTGCATGATTATGACAAAGAATCTGGACAAACAATTAATGTAGACAAGA GCTTCAACAAAGGTGACTTCCCATTTACTTATTTGGGATGTCCTATTTCTTATGCTAGAGGGCAGAAGTTGTtctataaagatatgatgaagAAAGTGAAGGACAGGTTGCAGGCTTGGAGAG GAAGAAGCAAGCCCTGGTCAGAATGGGACAATGTATGTTATCCTAAAAATGAGGGAGCATTAGGCTTCAGATCTCTACATGATATATCCAAAGCATTGTTTGCTAAACTTTGGTGGAGATTCAGGACAAGCAATACACTGTGGTCCAATTTCATGTGGAACAAATATTGTAAAAGGTTCAGGCCAACTGTGGTTCAGTGGAAAGGGGGATCTCAGACTTGGAAGATGATGCTGCAAGCTAGAGATGAAATGGAACATGGTATTTGGTGGGAACCCAAGAGTGGATCTTCTTCAatctggtttgataattggtcTAAACTAGGTGCTTTGCATGATCTGATACCTATTCATTATCAGAATGAAATTTTAGGAGATGAGCTTGAAGAGTTGATGAGTGAAAGTCAGTGGAACTATGCAAAGCTACAAGAGGTGTTACCAGCAAATATTGTTGATCATGTTAGAATGGAACTGGGACATTTTGTGAGAACAAATGAGAAAGATAAGCCATGGTGGATGTTCACAAACTCTG ATCAAAGGCTTGCCATACAAAATCTCCTTTTTCCTATGGAGAGTTTGGTATTGGAAGTTACCTATAGACGAAGTGTTAATGAGAATGAGAATCAGCATAGTCTCAAGATGTTGGTGTTGTCAGAATCAGCAGGAAACCGTGGATCATATTTTCATTACAGGTCCTTTTGCAACTACAATATG GCGATTCCTGCTTTGGTTGTATGGCAAATTTGGAAGAGCATGAATACTAGAAGGCATGGAGGGGCTGTTTCTCAGAACAAGGTCATACATGAGATCAACAGGAACATATATATGCTAGCAAAGAAGAGATATCCTTGGCTGCAGAACATGCCAAAATGCTGGCATAGGATAGTTGAATTACTAGAGAACTACAGGCTGCCATTAATATATAAACAGGTGAAATGGACTTTTCTAGATAGAGGATGCTTTAAATGCAACACTAATGGTGCTTCTAAAGGGAATCCAAGACCAAGTTCAGCAGCCTTTTGTATTAGAGATAGTTCAGGAGAGTTTATCTATGCTAAGGCAAGGATATTAACTGTGACTACTAATGTAGTTGCTGAAGCTGTGGCCATTGAAGAGGGAATCAAGTATTGTGTTCTACATGAGTTATTGCCTACTATAGTGGAAACAGATTCCCTTACAATGCAAAAGGTACAGGATGGTATTTGGGAGGCGCCATGGAACATTTCTTTGCTAGTGAGGAGTATACAAAGATGGAGGAAAGACAAAGATGTTTCAGTGGTACATGTGTTCAGAGAAGGAAACAGTGTGGCAAATTATTTTACTAACctagtttttgattttgcaggttcAATTCAATAA